gaacggaggaagTACAAGATAAATAAATTGAGGGTTTGATTCCTTGCCTTTTCTTTTGGACCGACCAGAACAGGCCGTGAGGGTGAGGGCGCTCACATCCTGCTGTTGTCGCGGCCGTCGGGTGCTCGGCTCGGCTCGACGACAGGGAAGCCGGGAAGGGGAAGGGGCGCAGGCGTCAGCACTTAGCAGGGAGCGTCGCTGGCGTCGGTGCCTTGCCGCCCCCGCCCTTGCGTCGCTTCCTCGCTGCGTTAGGCGAAACGCCGCGGCCTCCTCTCCCCTCGCGGACTCGCGCGCGGCCACGGCGAAATTTCCCATGGAGACTCGATTGGTATCCTTCTCCTAGAAGCAAGCTACAACATGGGCTTGGGCCAGTGGGGGTGCCTTCTTTTGGGCAAGGGGGGTGCACAAAGGGTGAAAATTGCTCCTTATAACGTAGTTTCAATTTTGGCCTAGGTGGCTGGGCATCCAGTGGTCTTCGCCCGTGTGCGAAGCAAACAGTTGAAGCAGATCAATGCAACAATGAAGAAAAAAATGCACCCAATTTATGCAGGGCTCTCTTGTCATAGTAGTAGGTACTAACACATACTACGTCCTTTATCTGATCCTCTTTCAAGTCAATTTTTTGGAAAAACAACTTCAGATTCTACTCGTTTGATTGTGTTCTTTTGCAAAAACATTTTTTCATAAAACTAGATAAAATAAAATCTAAGATAAAAGTTGTTCAACAAATGCCAACTACTCCGCTTGAATGACCATAAATAGATTCCCAAGCGAAATGAAAGCCAACCACTTTGAGTTGGACTAGCTTacctatttttctttcttttctacaCCTAATAGCCATAGAAAATGCAAGGTACTTTAGTTTTCTTCtaagtatttactttgatcaATTTGATAAAAAAATTATTAACATCTATGCTACAAAATACACTATTAAAACATATCCCATGTTGGGTTTAATAAAGTACATTATCAATACACTTCAACCTACATACAGGTAATATTGTTTTTCCAAGTGTAACATGGCAAAAGGAAATACAAAACAAGAATGTCTCCAAACACAATTCTCAGTTTGGAACTCTTTCAATTAGCTTTTTTCGCGAGCGTGTCGTTGGGACATGTATTCGATTAAAAAGAAGTAAAAATTTTAGTACATTTTGAGCTAACGATAATCCAAAGATTAATACTAGACGCAAAGAACAACAAGATCAAGAAGAGAGAGGAGACCCTCCCCTTAGCCACGTCACCCAACAAGCAGATTGAGCCTGAGAAATTTCTTAACCACGCAAAGAAAGATGTTCCGGCCCCACAATTCAGATTCCAGGCCACCGAATGCCCATAAGTCAAAAGAGCACGGTCGAAGAAAACGAACTTCCCTTTCTACTCTATCTAcacattttttttttataaaacccCACCCCGAAAATCTCTCCCCTCACAAAGCAGTCCTCCCACCGCACGCAACGCAGCCTcgagccgtcgccatggcgagcaAGCAGAcccgcctcgtcctcgtcctcgccgcatgcctgctcctcctcccggCCGCCTCGGTCGCCACCGACGTCGATTACTGCAGTGAGTATCCCCGCCTCCGCGCCCCCCCGCTCCGTCTGGGTCCTCGGGAGCGGAGCTGCAGATTTCGCGAGGCTTCGCAGAGCTGCTGTAATTGCAATCTGTTCTTGGTGTGGCCTGCAGGTAAAAAGGACTACCCGGTGAAGGTCAGCGGGGTGCAGATCGTGCCCGATCCGGTCGAACCCGGCCAGCCCGCCACTTTCAAGATCTCCGCTTCTACTGGTATTGTTGACTTGGCTGAAGCCCCGTCGTCTCATGTTTGCTGATGTTACTTACTGCTGTAGGAGTACGGAGTAGTTGGGTATTTTATTCCGCGATGAATTTGGCATACGTACTTAGGACTACGAAGGGAATTAGTAATTGCCAATCAAAAAAAGTTTGGCAGAGGACTGTATTTAGTTGGAATTTTCCTAGATTATTTAAGTTTGTAGGGGTACTAGTACCTTTGGGTGCTGTTGCTGGGTGTAATTTCCTGTGCATGTCCTGCGCTATTAGGGATTGGTATTTTTCCTGTTTTATTTGTCCTTACTGTACTGCTGACAAATTACCAGGCTCTTCGGGGAATATTTTTTGAGGTGTTGAGGTTGCAGGAGTAGTTGAAGACTTTGTTCAGTGAATTTATTGTAGTACTTGGGATGAACTTCGTAGAATCATACtagcagtggcggatgcacgatgcaggataaggggggctaaaacaatggagatgttgatttacatgaagatttaatggtgaaatcaagcttttgctacagtaattaggcttgaaatcaagccattagggggggctggagccccccccccccagcaccccctttggatccgccgctgcaTACTAGTACTAAGTTCAATTGAATTTCGCTAGTATTCAACTTTGGAGCTGTAGTACTGCCTTGGGTTTGCTGGTGTGCAGCTGGACGCAATTTTTTCTTGTGCATGTGCAGTGCTATTTTCGGTTTGGTTTCTGCGTGCCCTTGTGTACTTTTAGCTAATAGTTGGGGTTCTTAGCAACACCTTTTTAGTTCTTGTTTGTAACTCTTCAAACCATGCTATGGGAAGGTTCCATGTTATGGCCTACATGGGAAGGTTCCATGTTATGCCAACAGTGCTGGAATACTGTTGAGTCTTAGTAGGGTGTTTGCAGACTCAAAAGTGTGAGTGGCCAGTGGTTGAGACAGAATGTTGCACCAGGGTATTTGGCAGCAAGGAGTATTTGGTGTGGATGTGGAATTTCTTTGCCTTTCTAGCTTTCTTCAGTAAtgcaaggcaaatatacttacacATAACATAAATATTTGTTTGTTTGATCAAAATCTTGGGTATTCCGAGGAATACCCCTGCCGCCGCCCCTGTGAGTGGCTACAGTTTCTCTTAAGACTACATCTGATAGTTCAAAGTCTCTGCATGTAGCTTTTTGCTATTAATTCCAGTCATGTACAAAGCTATACTTAAAATAGTCCTTTGCATGACACCATCACCCAAAATATTTCTGAAGCGTAGGATTGCTTGTTATGATATCTTTTGGTACCATAGTGAACCACTACAATCCAGTATGGTATAAATCCTTGTGAAGTAGTAAGGTTGCTTGCTTTGATGTGTCCAGGCATCACATTAAGTCTGCAAGGCTACAACAGGGAACAATACTTTGTCCTGCCACTTGGCTTTGAGAAATAATAGGTTGCTAGTGCTGCCTGGAACATTGTTGAGAATAATTCATCCATGTGTAACATTATCTTAACATGGCATATAATGTTTTGACATTCTCTGTTTAGTGGTTCATATAGTTGGTAGGTTTTGTGCCTCTTCAGTTCCTCTGTTGAATCTGTTTAGCTTATGTTCAGCAAACTTCTTTTGAACAGAACTGTGGTATTTCTATGAAGGAGCAACAGGATAAAGCAACTTAGTCATTGATTGCACCTAAGAAGTAGCATCTTTAACCCAGTTTTGAAAAAGTAAAATATAATACGAAGGATCCATCTAATTGAGTCATCTTCGTGTTTCGTGTCCTGCCCTTCACATGGCAAGTTATGGTATGACTGACTGGTTTTTCGGAGTGTAGTAATAAAGATCGCAGAGTAATTTGTCCTCTAGTGTCGCCATAGTAATATTCCGTCCGTGACATGGTAAGTGCCACCATACTGGCATATGCAGAATATTTAGTCATGTACTAAGTGACTCATCCAAAATTTGGAACTGGAAAAGTATTCAGTCTCACTGATACCAACTACTGTACCTGATTTATTTAGTTCTCGGAAGTATTTTAAAATAGTTGAACATGTCACATATGTGAGCCCCGTGGCAAGTCAGACACCTGCATCAATTATTTGCATGTGGCGTAGCTGCAGTGCAGTGTGCGAGAAATTCATGAACCTTgtttaaagggcgtacccagtgcagagagctcctgctctgtgcggggtctggggaagggtgttagtggcaagccttaccctcgcctgtgcaatgcgaggagaccgcgactcgaacccgggaccttccggtcacaggtggtaagactctaccgcttgcaccaggcccgcccttgtTTGATTAATCTTATTATTTATAAAAGACTCCACTGTTTGCATTCATTTTAGTGATCTAAGTTATCATATGAGCGTCAAATCATGTTATGATGGGAACGGGGTCTAGTTTTTTTAGTGTCAAAATCATGCCTTATATATGCTCGCAAAAAAGATCATGGTTTCCATGAATTTTCAGATAAAACCATTGAGAAGGGGAAGCTGCAAATCGATGTTAAATATTTCTTCTTCTACGTCCACTCGGAAACTCGCGACATCTGTGGAGAGACTTCCTGTCCAGCAACTGGTGACTTCGTGCTATCTCATGAGCAGACATTACCAGGATTCACTCCACCGGTGAGATCTCTGCGACATCCAGCATCACACATTTAAATCCTGTTTAGGAAATCCCAGATTCCTTTGTTGTATTTTCTTAGGACCTGATAGATAGCATACCTGATACCTCTGACACATCGAATCGAATTAGTATTAGTCGACTTTGTTCATGCGTGATTCTGCTCCGTTGCAGGGCTCTTACACGATCTACATGAAGATACTTGGGGACGAAAATGAGGAACTGAGCTGCATCTCGTTCGGGTTCAGCATTGGGTTCGTCGCGTCCAGCTGAATGCGTCTGAGCTGAGCACCAGAAGTAGCCCATGGATGATGTAATTATGTAAACCACTCTGTATCTTATAAGTCCCAGTGTCGAGGTCCATGTATGCTTTGTCCGTGTCGCGGAACTTGTGTTCAACTAAGACGTTTTATCCAGAGTTGAACATCACAATAAAACAAAGTCTGATATCATGTAATGGAACTCTGCACGCTTGATGGGATGTATGTCTACACGCTGAACTGAAGCCGGTTTGGGTGTACGCTTGCCATTGACTATACCTGTTTGTATGGTAGCCACGGGCCATATAGAAAATCTGTACATGGACAGCTAAGAATTGCAGTTGTACCTGACTGTCAGTATGGTAAGTATGAGTAGGTTAATTCAATTGAATTGTCATCCAGTAGGAGGTAGTCCAACTCAAAACTCAAATGTTTTGGTTATTTCTGTTTGGTACATAGAATTTTAAGAGGAGAAAACAGGAACTGAAGTGGAACTCCGTTCTGCATCGTTGTAAGCCTGTGGCCATATTATTAATATAAAATTTCATAAAATTCGTCCACGTGTAATAATATTATAGATATTATACATTAACAAGTCATTGTATCAATGTATCATAATgatacagcctgttcgggaggccgtatcgtatcgtggattatttactgctggctggtttggtgtgagagaaaaacactgttcccggctggaaatttacgatcgtttacgaacaagcgaacaggctgactaaACTTTGTTAGAAAACGTCGCATGTGAATGTGTCTGTATCCCACAATATCCATAGCCGAACCCTGTATGCGCGCACTAAAAATTTCGAGAAAAAATACATTACGAAGGAGACGCTCACCTGTCAGATTTTCTTCAAGTCAGAGCACACAAAATAGAATTTTCCATGTCATTGTCAACTCTGAAATGGCTTGCATGCCGTCGTTGTTGTTCGTGAACCGTTTTTAACAAGATGTTGGTGCTTCCGTTTCCTGCCACGGCCCGACCGTGAACGACCTTTCAACGGAATGGTGCGAAGCGGTTAAAAGGCAGGGTCGCGCGGCCTGCCTCCACGGCTCCAccacctcttcttcctccccactctCCCCACCACCAGGCAAAGCGAGACAAGAAAGCGCCAGCCGCGACGCACGCGATCGAATCGAGGTCTCAAGTCTCTACCCCATCACCAGCCAAGCGGCCCAGCGCCGACCGAAAGAGTCCATTCCGCCCAGGCGCCATGATCATCAAGACCCTCAAGGCGCGCATCCTGCGCGCGCTCAAGGCGGCCGGGCCCGACGGCGCGGCGGACTCCCCGCCGCCGTCCCCGACGAAGCCCGCCGCCCACCAGTaccacggcggcggcgacgccctGTCCGACGACGCGCCCTTCTTCGACGCGCGGGAGCCGGATACGCCGCCCACCAAGTcccaccaccgccgccggcccTCCTCCGCGGAGCCGCTGGACGCGTGGGAGCTGGTGGACGCCCAGGACGACCAGtacggcggcggccgcgcgtcgccCGCGCCAGCGCCACCCGAACCCGACCCGCTGCTGGGGTTCCCCGCGCGGTGCCCGCCGGGCGGGGAGTCCGTGGTGGTGCTGTACACGACGACGCTCCGCGGCGTGCGGCGCACGTTCGAGGACTGCAACGTCCTGCGCGCGCTGCTGGAGAACCTGGGCGCGCCGTTCCAGGAGCGGGACGTGTCCATGGACCGCGGCCTCCGGGACCAGCTGTGGTCCCTGGCCGGGGAGAAGGGCGCCGTCCCGCCGCGCCTCTTCGTGCGCGGCCGCGACGTCGGCGGCGCCGCCCAGGTGCTGGCGCTCCACGAGGAGGGACGCCTCGCCCCGCTGCTGCCGCTGTCGTGCGCCGCGGGTGCGGGAGGAGGAGAAGAGACGGAGAAGAAGCGCAGGTGCGAAGCGTGCGGGGGGCTCAGGTTCGTGGTGTGCGGCGAGTGCGACGGCAGCCGGAAGGTGTTCAACGGCGGGCGGTGCCGTGGGTGCAACGAGAACGGCCTCGTCATGTGCCCGCTCTGCTTGTagtaggcggcggcggcgatccgTTGTCCGTCCATTAGCGCGCCCGCCCAGCCCAGTGAATTACCTTCTCGTCTCCGCCGCTTctaattagtggtagtagtaattATAATTACTACGATTGCTCTCTCCTTCTACTTGCATTAGTAGTTATCTAATCTCTACTGGATGTGTTTTGAGTGGTTGGTTTGTCACGTACAATGTATGTGTGTGATGTATATATGTTGCTAGTTTAGATGTCCATGTCAAAACCCATGCAAAGATACAACACATGACACATGCttccatccatgatccatccatGTACCTATCTATCAATCAATCGGAACAGGTTTCCTGATGAAGTTTGGTGGATTGGTGATTGATGCTGCTGGTGCTAGCACGACAGTACGACGCTGACATGAAGCAAAGATTTTCGATGTGAATGAAATGAAATCGCgtcaagtgtgtgtgtgtgtgtgtggtggggtTCAAACTGCAAACTCCATCGCCGTTCCTTGCCCCCCCCCTGGAGCTCAGAATTTTACACAAGTTTCACAGGAACAACAAGACATGATTCTGGAAAGGGGAAAAAATCCCACATTTCAGAGGACAAAGGGGGTTTCGAATTTCATGATGATGCTGTACGTGGGGGGTGGGATTCTGTTCTCATCATTTTCCTGGGCATTTGAAAAATGTCTGTGTTCCCCACACCGCACTTGTATATATTTCTGAATGAAAAACCACAGCTTTGGATTCTGCTGGGTTCGTGCGTGTGGCCCTGGAGGCTGGAGCAGGCAAGCGAGAGAGCGAGCCTGCAACAGTGCACCCTTTTACGCTTCGCATCAGTCTTTCGGATCAAAAGGAGGCTGGCGGGCTACTGTCTCAGCAACCTTTTGCATCATTGCTCCCGCGTCAGGTCACTCGAGATTTGCGTTTGCTGATGAAGAGAAGAAATGAAATGATGCACTGAACCCACCATTCCTCTCAAGTCCTAATCGTGTAAGTAGGTTCCGCGGCACAATAAGTTAAATTAAACCAAATAAAATAGTaatgtcctgttcgtttggctaaaagtattgttggctgatttgttatgagagaaaagtactgttcgttggctgaaaaaatacgaggGCGCAAATAGGAAACCGCATCTACGATGATAATGATCATATGAGCCAATCGTTGTGGATTTATCAAGTACAGAGCCGTATCCGATCCTTTTCGACCCAGACACTGCAATAACAACACACGCGATGACTGCTGCGTGAACACGACATGGCTTGGCATCCTCCATGTGCGGTGTTGCATCCGCATTGGAACCGTCGCCATCCATGGCTTCTCTTCTCGTTTCGTGGGGGAGGGGGACAATGGAACACGCACAGGCCTTGGTGTTGGTGTTCAACGTAGCTTACAGTAGCTGACTGAGAAAGCCAAAGGGAAGCAGACGGAGAGAGACGGGGGTCGTCACTTGGCTTGGCTTCACGGTTCACGCCACCGGACGCGGCGGCAACGCATGTGGGCGGGCGGAGCAGGGGACCAGGCAACGGTTAAGCGGGCCCAAATGGTTCACTCGGCCAGAGTCCAATGGGCCTTGCTAGATCGGAGGAGGGAAGTAGGGAGGGAGAACTGGCTCGCTGGATGGGGCCATGCAACGGATCTACACGCACCCTGCACGTTGGTGCCTACCAGGAGTTACGTGGGCCAGGCTTTGTATCCCTGCCTTCTCTGCCGTGGAAGGGAAAAAAGTACGGTCTGGCTCGCTAGATGAATTATCGTGGCCTCGAGCTCTAGAATTAGATAAATTGTCTCTTTTAATTCACGAGACCGTTAAATTGCCTCTTTTCCAACGGTTAAAagttattttaaaatgcttatgATATTTTTTAATTGAAAAAATATGGCAGGAACCTAATAAGGTTTTAGATTACAAAAAATATCTTTAGGGTCATGTAAAGATCATAAACGAAGAAAAAGAATTAGAAATAGGTTGGCATACGATAAGGTAGAGCTCGTGAAAGTATTTCTAGAAGCTTTTATAATTAGACTTGTGTAAGGGACCGTGAtgtctaagaggggggtgaattaggcaacttaaaactctaactctaaactatggcctctttttctatccttagcaaaaacctatgcacaagataaactatctaaatgtgcaactacggttttgctaggtgtgttgctatctctacgcTAAAAGAGTGATACAACCTagattccaatcctatcaactagcctatcaactaagctagggaaATAAAAcacacaaccaaggtagcaatgtaaatgcggaagttaagatgagatagagatatgcaaactcccatcgacgactccggtatttttactgaggtatcgagaagcgcgcaaactTTCCcatagtcctcgttggagtccctcgcaaggaatcccacgcaaggaccaaagctcccggttgggtaactctatggatagctcTGGGCCTTCCTCACGCGCAAGCGGGTCTCCGGTTAAGCCACTCGTGgcaaagcctctcccagatgccccccgccgtcttcactatcaagcttccgaccgaaacgccgcggtccttgttcccttcggtacacagtgacggccacaccacaaacgcggttggtgtggtctcgcaagacaacaaagcccctccgatgtacaaccattggtgcgcgcaagcaccgagagaTAAGAGGTATtctaacctcactaaacactaggcataaacctagagcaagcgcataagcggtggtctaactaacctaagcacttcgcaaagcaaaacacctacgctaattacctaatgaatcactaagcactatgcaagtggagatcactaaaatagtgtatcaacactcttggtatgttttctcagctctcctcttgtcaaatggctggttgggggtctatttataagcctcatAGAGAAAGTATCCGTTGGGGTGAAACCCAGTTTtcagctactgaccggacgctgttgtcATCTTGACTGGATGCTTCCAGTCATCTCGACCATTGAGCGCGCGCGTAGAGATCGGACGCACTGTCGAGTCTGGTCATCatcgatcgaacgcgtccggtcacgctggcatcgctctagaacctctctggactcaatCGAACGCCACTGTTTGGCACATCCAGTCGTCCacagctgctgcgtccggttctcactgagttgttgccacGACGATAAATAGTGAAGTCcgtgtgtccggtcactgcttcgctcagcgttcggtcacaactgcTGACGTctactgttgccgagcaactgatcagaTGCATCTGGTCCTCCTagggacgcgtccggtcacctctgccgagctcgtttcttcgtgatcttacgtCCAGCTTGGTtctcatcttcgtgcttggactttgcttgatatcttgggtcttctcttgggcttctagggtcttgttttttgtgttgatcatgggatcatcatgtcgccttcgttcaagtcatgtcttgcaccctattgaactacaaaacaattacttgcaaattcattagttcaatttggttgtgttgatcatcaaacaccaaaatccaaagtaaatgggcgtagggtctattttccttacagacTTGGCTCTAGAAAAACAAGAAAATTATacataaaaatagaaaaaatcaaaACATTCTATTCAATGTCTAATCGTATTATATATGACAACTTTGCACAAGAAAAGCACGATCGATGATTCATATGTTAATTCATGTGAGACTCCAAGATCTCAAGGCACCAAAGATGGTTCACATGCGCTACTTTCTATGGAGCTTGGTGTGTGTGTGGGCATCGAGATGGCATGGAACCCAAGGCCAAGAGCG
Above is a genomic segment from Miscanthus floridulus cultivar M001 chromosome 3, ASM1932011v1, whole genome shotgun sequence containing:
- the LOC136541456 gene encoding uncharacterized protein; its protein translation is MASKQTRLVLVLAACLLLLPAASVATDVDYCSKKDYPVKVSGVQIVPDPVEPGQPATFKISASTDKTIEKGKLQIDVKYFFFYVHSETRDICGETSCPATGDFVLSHEQTLPGFTPPGSYTIYMKILGDENEELSCISFGFSIGFVASS
- the LOC136541455 gene encoding uncharacterized protein At3g28850-like, translated to MIIKTLKARILRALKAAGPDGAADSPPPSPTKPAAHQYHGGGDALSDDAPFFDAREPDTPPTKSHHRRRPSSAEPLDAWELVDAQDDQYGGGRASPAPAPPEPDPLLGFPARCPPGGESVVVLYTTTLRGVRRTFEDCNVLRALLENLGAPFQERDVSMDRGLRDQLWSLAGEKGAVPPRLFVRGRDVGGAAQVLALHEEGRLAPLLPLSCAAGAGGGEETEKKRRCEACGGLRFVVCGECDGSRKVFNGGRCRGCNENGLVMCPLCL